From Mucilaginibacter gotjawali:
TGGCGATGGTGGCCAGCTGTGTCGAAGTGATCTTCGGCGAGTTTCTTGGCGGCATTGAGCCGTCCTGGATGATGGTATAAAACCTGCTCTGCCCCGGATTGAAAGCCACAATCCCTGCCTTTATACCGGCATAAGTCGTCAGATTAAAGTTGTTGTCCTCCCCGTTTGATTTTCCATTATGGCAACCGGCACTTCCGCAATAGGATTGGTACAGCGGCAACACCTCTGATTGGAAACACACCGTATCACTTGGAGGTGTCCCGCCACCGCCTCCGCCGCCATTTCCGCCGCCGCCTCCATTTCCGCCGCCACCGGTATTGGTTGTTGGTGCCGGCGTGATGTGATCGTGTGTACATGAGTAAAGTGCCGCCAATACTACCGCCAGGATGATCATTGTTTTTCGCATTTTAATAGATTTTAAATTGTTTTTCATTTTTTCAACGACAAATTCGACATAACTATTTATTGATAAAGGCGTTATATAAAAACCTAAAATAGCCGCCCCATTTTACTCACGGTATACCAAATGGTTTGTATTTGTTACTCAAGTGAACATTCCGACATGGTCGGCTTCTCGCGTTTTCTTTTTCTTTCCGCGCAACTTCTGCCCTGTTCATTGATCACTGATTTATTAAATCCCGCCTCCTGGTCAACCATTTGTTTTGTTAATACCCGTTTGAATTGTAATAACAATGTTACAATTCAATTTAGTAGTTGAAATGAAAAACGGGCGGTTTATAAAAAAAGTATGTTATTTATAAAAATATTTAAATTAATATAAATATGGCCCAAACGGCCATTCTTTCCACATTTAGGAATTTTGAGTGAATTCTGTGGTAATTTTGAGGAAATTCTGTAGTTAAAGGGGTTGTTTTTAAACACAACCCATTGATGCGCACAAAAAAATACACCAACAATATATAGTTTAAGCATATATTATTGATGTATTTTTAATTTATATTTTATATATTAATCAAAATTTCGGAATAATAATATAATAATTATTATTTAACCTCGAACGTAAAGTACCCGCTCCCCGGCTCTCCTTTAGGGGTAAGGCCCTGTATAACGCCAACATAGGTACCAGGCTCGTCAGAAGTGTAAAAAGACACATCGCCAGCTGCATGCTGTTTTACAGACGGGGTCCAATACAGCAGGTTCCTGAAATCCGGCAGCCGGTTGGCAGCCCTGGCTTCGGTATCATAAACCGGGGAATAAAATTGCCGGCTAAGCTGCATGCCTTCATAGTCAACTACTATGGCGCGGGGGTCAAGTTCAACGCCGCCGAGATCGCCTTTATAGGTTGTAAAACTAAATATTCCTTCTTCCGTAGATGGGCCATAATAATACCTGAAAGGCACCACCTCCAGTTTTCTAACCTTTAACGGATCTACGGTAAATACCTTATTCATATTAAACACCGGGATCCCATCAAGTAAAACCAGCGGGTCGCTATCTAAAAACCCTTTGTTATTTAAAACCTTGATGTGAAAATACCCTCTTGTTTTTACGATATTATCCTCCGACACATATTCACGTAAGTCCTCTTCCATTGTAGTAAAACGTGTAAAATCATCCAGTTTATAGGTTTTAAAGGGCTTTCCATAAAAGGCACTGCTGTCAATATGCGGATCGTAATAACGCTTTAACATATTGCCCGAGTAAATATTCAAAACCTGGATACCAATACTGTGGTCTTTTAATGCATTTGCCTGGCCGCTGTTAAATTCAAATTTTGGTAGCGCCGCCCTGGTGTACTGTTCGGAGAAGGGGCTTAAAATATCAATCCGGTAGGTGCTGTCTATCAATTCATTGGTTTGTGCGATGACCTCGCCGGTACCATAAAAATCCTT
This genomic window contains:
- a CDS encoding c-type cytochrome gives rise to the protein MRKTMIILAVVLAALYSCTHDHITPAPTTNTGGGGNGGGGGNGGGGGGGTPPSDTVCFQSEVLPLYQSYCGSAGCHNGKSNGEDNNFNLTTYAGIKAGIVAFNPGQSRFYTIIQDGSMPPRNSPKITSTQLATIAKWINQGALNNSCTTSTCDTTKTTYTNGISQIFATYCNGCHGVAPGSGNVVLSDYNSAKSAGTSLKATFLNAINYTSTSSLMNMPPSGPLSSCQVKQISIWINSGCPQ